A single genomic interval of Patescibacteria group bacterium harbors:
- the mfd gene encoding transcription-repair coupling factor has product MSSKNFGSVFPAELFAKLKSEFAEKKSFTFSGAGNFSAKSLLADKLLNGEKLTLWVVNDAGEANALAAHLAEWQTRPIKIFAAEKSDETERERVLRLIREAIALETSGVILITTFRDAQTLLPNLRQLEKASLEIRAGTELNRTEFFNDLIARGYTNVDSETEIWPGNYRAIGGVIKVALPNAESIFALELDGEMIESITNLQTGAKIETLKLLPIDADNEAVDLVTALPDGALVIADEIIGEENSGRGLDNDGAELPSVETWLARNPAVRKLFFTSFPDEEVEFAHLRFLSVLKFVTPRDLLDDLRMKKDSGWQVLILTKQKTELENILNEYNFVFGGTTKINVRELAEDDFSPQAFQNPEMKIAVLTDREIFGFQRGGKNVSEQKVYLDFITSLKNGDFVVHLDHGIGIFRGIEQKTVDEITREYLRIDYAAGDKLFVPIDQADKVNRFIGTGDAPPRLTRLGSAEWTTVQKRVAAETKKVAKELLNLYAARAAATGVRFPGDGPKQAEFEKNFPYEETPGQLRAIEDVKSDMEDSKPMDRLVCGDVGFGKTEVALRAAFKAAMAGKQVAFISPITILTDQHYKSFSKRLEGFDVSCEMLSRFKTPAQQKKILAGLAAGSVQIVIGTHRLLQPDVKFKDLGLVIIDEEQRFGVKQKEKLKELRKQVDILTMTATPIPRTLNMALNKLRDITTISTPPPGRLPIVTEVRHFSWHLIKEAIEKETARAGQVYFLHNRVATIEGIADKLRSLLPEAKFVVTHGQLKADDLENRILDFKNGKFDVLVSSAIIENGIDLPNANTLIVNDAENFGLSQLYQLRGRVGRSRKQAYAFFMYNTRHLKTDAKKRLRAIVEASELGAGFEIAMKDLEIRGAGDILGASQSGAINVVGVSHFVRMLNQAVEDLKAGKKLETGEETVEKKTDVNLEVPLSAFIPTSYISDTKEKIRAYQKLSAADSVEDLNEQKLELIEEFGHLPIEVVNLLKVIRLKLACRKANVVAVKVGRVSPKKREALLSLGAKVRPGNILSALQENPAWQISGDKLKIDIGALGVDWLSGIQKTVEALGIEIRSDEVLPKFRPSGTKEDAVLPKNI; this is encoded by the coding sequence TTGAGTTCCAAAAATTTCGGCTCCGTTTTTCCGGCAGAACTTTTCGCGAAGTTGAAGAGTGAATTTGCCGAGAAAAAAAGCTTCACCTTCTCGGGCGCGGGGAATTTTTCGGCGAAGAGCCTGCTCGCCGACAAACTTTTGAATGGCGAAAAATTGACGCTCTGGGTGGTGAATGATGCGGGCGAAGCGAATGCGCTCGCCGCGCACCTCGCCGAGTGGCAGACGCGACCGATTAAAATTTTCGCCGCGGAGAAATCCGACGAGACTGAGCGCGAACGCGTTTTGCGCTTGATTCGCGAAGCGATCGCGCTCGAGACGAGCGGCGTGATTTTGATCACGACTTTTCGCGACGCGCAGACGCTCTTGCCGAATCTCCGTCAGCTCGAAAAAGCCAGCCTCGAAATTCGCGCCGGCACGGAGCTCAATCGCACGGAGTTTTTCAATGACTTGATTGCGCGCGGTTATACGAATGTCGATAGCGAAACGGAAATTTGGCCGGGCAATTATCGCGCCATCGGCGGCGTGATCAAAGTCGCGTTACCGAACGCGGAAAGTATCTTCGCGCTTGAGCTCGACGGCGAAATGATTGAGTCGATTACGAATCTGCAAACTGGTGCGAAAATCGAGACACTGAAATTGCTGCCAATCGACGCGGACAACGAAGCGGTCGATCTCGTCACAGCACTCCCCGACGGCGCGCTCGTCATCGCCGATGAAATTATCGGCGAAGAAAATAGCGGTCGTGGCCTCGACAACGACGGCGCCGAGTTACCTTCAGTCGAAACTTGGCTCGCGCGGAATCCAGCGGTGCGGAAATTATTTTTCACGAGCTTCCCGGACGAAGAAGTCGAATTCGCGCACCTGCGTTTTTTGAGCGTGCTGAAATTCGTCACACCGCGCGACCTGCTCGATGACCTGCGCATGAAAAAAGACAGCGGTTGGCAAGTCCTGATTTTGACGAAACAAAAAACCGAGCTCGAGAATATTTTGAACGAATACAATTTTGTCTTTGGCGGCACGACAAAAATTAATGTCCGTGAGCTCGCCGAAGATGATTTCTCGCCGCAGGCTTTCCAAAATCCGGAAATGAAAATCGCCGTCCTGACCGACCGCGAGATTTTCGGCTTTCAGCGCGGTGGCAAAAATGTGAGCGAACAAAAGGTTTACCTCGATTTCATTACGAGCCTGAAAAATGGTGATTTCGTCGTGCACCTCGACCACGGCATCGGTATCTTCCGCGGCATCGAGCAGAAAACAGTCGATGAAATCACGCGCGAATATCTGCGGATTGACTACGCCGCGGGCGACAAACTTTTCGTCCCGATCGACCAAGCGGACAAAGTCAATCGCTTCATCGGCACGGGCGATGCACCGCCCCGCCTGACGCGCCTCGGCAGTGCGGAGTGGACGACCGTGCAAAAACGCGTGGCTGCCGAGACGAAGAAGGTCGCGAAAGAATTGTTGAATCTCTACGCGGCGCGTGCGGCAGCGACCGGTGTGCGCTTCCCCGGCGACGGTCCGAAGCAAGCTGAATTTGAGAAAAATTTTCCTTACGAAGAAACACCCGGGCAGCTGCGCGCCATCGAAGATGTGAAGTCGGATATGGAAGATTCGAAGCCGATGGATCGGCTCGTCTGTGGCGATGTCGGTTTCGGCAAAACTGAAGTCGCGCTGCGCGCGGCATTCAAAGCGGCGATGGCGGGGAAACAAGTCGCCTTCATTTCGCCGATTACGATTTTGACCGACCAACATTACAAATCTTTTTCGAAACGCTTGGAAGGTTTCGATGTGAGCTGTGAAATGCTGAGTCGCTTCAAAACTCCGGCGCAACAGAAAAAAATCCTCGCCGGACTCGCCGCTGGCAGCGTGCAAATCGTGATCGGGACGCACCGCCTGCTTCAGCCCGATGTGAAATTCAAAGACTTGGGGCTCGTCATCATCGATGAAGAGCAACGCTTCGGCGTGAAGCAAAAAGAAAAATTGAAAGAGCTGCGCAAGCAAGTCGACATCCTGACGATGACGGCGACGCCGATTCCGCGCACGCTGAATATGGCTCTGAATAAGCTGCGCGACATCACGACCATCAGCACTCCCCCGCCCGGTCGTTTGCCAATCGTCACCGAGGTGCGCCACTTTTCGTGGCACCTCATCAAGGAAGCGATTGAAAAAGAAACCGCGCGCGCTGGCCAAGTTTATTTTTTACACAATCGCGTCGCGACCATCGAAGGCATCGCTGATAAATTGCGCAGCCTTTTGCCCGAAGCGAAATTCGTCGTCACCCACGGACAGCTGAAAGCTGACGATCTCGAGAATCGCATTCTGGATTTCAAAAATGGGAAATTCGATGTGCTCGTCTCATCGGCGATTATCGAAAATGGTATCGACCTGCCAAATGCGAACACGCTCATCGTGAATGACGCCGAGAATTTCGGTCTGTCCCAGCTGTATCAATTGCGCGGACGCGTCGGGCGCAGCCGCAAACAGGCTTACGCGTTTTTCATGTACAACACGCGCCATCTGAAAACTGACGCGAAGAAGAGGTTGCGCGCGATTGTCGAAGCAAGCGAACTCGGCGCAGGATTTGAAATTGCGATGAAGGATTTGGAAATTCGTGGCGCGGGCGATATCCTCGGGGCGAGCCAAAGCGGCGCAATCAATGTCGTCGGCGTTTCGCATTTCGTCAGAATGCTGAATCAAGCGGTCGAAGATCTCAAAGCGGGCAAGAAACTCGAGACTGGCGAAGAAACAGTCGAGAAAAAAACCGATGTCAATCTCGAAGTACCACTCTCCGCTTTCATCCCGACGAGCTATATTTCCGACACGAAGGAAAAGATTCGGGCTTACCAGAAACTATCGGCAGCGGATTCCGTCGAGGATTTGAACGAACAGAAGCTGGAGCTCATCGAGGAGTTCGGGCATTTACCAATCGAAGTTGTGAATCTTTTGAAAGTCATTCGCCTGAAATTAGCGTGCCGCAAAGCGAATGTCGTCGCGGTGAAAGTCGGGCGCGTCTCGCCGAAGAAGCGCGAAGCCCTCCTCTCACTCGGCGCGAAAGTGCGCCCAGGAAATATCTTGAGCGCGCTGCAGGAAAATCCAGCGTGGCAAATCTCGGGTGACAAATTGAAAATCGACATCGGCGCGCTCGGCGTCGACTGGCTCAGCGGAATTCAGAAAACAGTCGAAGCCCTCGGCATCGAAATCCGGAGTGACGAAGTCCTTCCGAAGTTCCGCCCTAGCGGAACGAAGGAGGATGCAGTCTTGCCGAAAAATATCTAA
- the thrC gene encoding threonine synthase → MLKLICNSCQKEFALAENRVVCDCGGLLDLVQPLEELKKLDLKKTFDARLGSRTLLDGSGVWRFRELLFPAQKIISKWEGNTRLYFSEKISQEIGAEIFFKHEGENPSGSFKDRGMTAAITAGASAGCRNFVCASTGNTSASLASYCADAGLNGIVIIPEGKIAFGKLSQALAFGAKVLQIKGNFDAAMQLVNELSRKFDPENPSESVYILNSVNPFRVEGQKTIVLEILQQLNWEAPDWIVLPAGNLGNTSAFGKAITEAFALGLIAKKPRIAVVQAAGANPFFKYFQSGWTKFEPVADPETIATAIKIGNPQSYLRAKRAIESTDGVVLEASENEILDAKATIDAAGIGCEPASACSLAGIRQLVKSGEIKKGQKVVGVLTGHLLKDPDTTIDYHLGKLANVEITKANRPIAIDATVDAFLSAIR, encoded by the coding sequence ATGCTTAAACTTATTTGTAACTCCTGCCAAAAGGAATTCGCGCTCGCGGAGAATCGCGTCGTCTGCGACTGTGGTGGTCTGCTCGACCTCGTCCAGCCGCTTGAGGAGCTGAAAAAACTCGACCTCAAAAAAACTTTCGACGCCAGGCTCGGCAGCCGCACACTCTTAGACGGCAGCGGCGTTTGGCGTTTTCGAGAGCTTTTGTTTCCCGCGCAGAAAATTATTTCCAAATGGGAAGGCAATACCCGCCTGTATTTCTCAGAGAAAATTTCGCAGGAAATCGGCGCGGAAATATTTTTCAAACACGAAGGTGAAAATCCGAGCGGCAGCTTCAAAGACCGCGGCATGACTGCCGCCATCACCGCCGGTGCTTCCGCTGGATGCCGCAATTTCGTCTGCGCCTCGACCGGCAACACCTCCGCCAGTCTCGCGAGCTACTGCGCTGATGCCGGACTGAATGGCATCGTGATTATTCCGGAAGGCAAAATCGCGTTTGGCAAATTGAGCCAGGCTTTAGCTTTCGGCGCGAAAGTGCTGCAAATCAAGGGAAATTTTGACGCTGCGATGCAGCTCGTCAATGAGCTCAGTCGCAAATTCGATCCCGAGAATCCGAGCGAGTCGGTTTATATTTTGAATTCGGTGAATCCGTTTCGCGTCGAGGGTCAGAAAACCATCGTGCTGGAAATTTTGCAGCAGCTGAATTGGGAGGCACCGGATTGGATCGTGCTGCCTGCCGGAAATCTGGGCAATACTTCGGCTTTCGGCAAAGCCATCACGGAAGCTTTCGCGCTCGGACTGATTGCGAAAAAACCGCGCATTGCTGTCGTGCAAGCGGCTGGTGCGAATCCCTTTTTCAAATATTTCCAATCCGGCTGGACGAAATTCGAACCGGTCGCAGATCCGGAAACGATTGCAACTGCAATCAAAATCGGCAATCCCCAAAGCTACTTGCGCGCGAAAAGAGCCATCGAGTCGACGGATGGCGTCGTCCTCGAAGCCAGCGAAAACGAAATTTTGGATGCGAAGGCGACCATCGATGCCGCCGGCATCGGCTGCGAACCCGCCTCGGCCTGCTCGCTCGCCGGCATTCGCCAGCTCGTGAAATCCGGTGAAATTAAAAAGGGACAAAAAGTCGTCGGCGTGCTGACCGGTCATCTTTTGAAAGATCCGGACACGACCATCGACTATCACCTCGGCAAGCTCGCGAATGTCGAGATTACGAAAGCCAATCGACCAATCGCCATCGATGCGACCGTAGATGCTTTTTTAAGCGCAATTCGCTAA
- the argF gene encoding ornithine carbamoyltransferase yields the protein MKKDFLSITDLSKEQILEVLNVAGNEKRGVTSEILHGKQIALYFEKPSLRTKASFEVGIHELGGDFSYFSTVDVGKLGERESIDDFAKVLSGYFDLVVARVFEHENLEKFAEVSEIPVVNALSDREHPCQILADLLTIRDKLGRVNNFKLVYLGDGNNVALSLALAAEILGFEFVLAGPKKYQLEYPQIKQTENLDEALADTDVIYTDTWNSMGEPKKSDETILTPFQLNAAVLKKAKPSAIVLHCLPAHRGKEITDEVLDGPQSVVFAQAANRLPVQKALLAKIFARAF from the coding sequence GTGAAAAAAGATTTTCTCTCCATCACCGACCTTTCGAAGGAGCAAATTTTGGAAGTACTCAATGTCGCGGGGAATGAAAAACGCGGCGTGACTTCGGAAATTTTGCACGGCAAACAAATCGCGCTGTATTTCGAAAAACCAAGTTTGCGCACCAAAGCTAGCTTCGAAGTCGGCATCCATGAGCTCGGCGGAGACTTCTCGTATTTCTCGACCGTCGATGTCGGCAAGCTCGGTGAGCGCGAGAGCATCGACGATTTTGCCAAAGTTTTGTCGGGTTATTTTGATTTAGTGGTCGCGCGCGTTTTCGAGCACGAGAATCTGGAAAAATTCGCGGAGGTCTCAGAAATTCCCGTCGTCAATGCACTTTCCGACCGTGAGCATCCCTGCCAAATTCTCGCCGACCTACTCACGATTCGCGACAAACTCGGTCGCGTGAATAATTTCAAGCTCGTCTATCTCGGCGACGGCAACAATGTCGCACTTTCGCTCGCGCTCGCCGCGGAAATTTTGGGTTTCGAATTCGTGCTCGCCGGTCCGAAGAAATACCAGCTCGAATATCCGCAAATCAAACAGACCGAAAATCTCGACGAAGCACTCGCCGATACAGATGTGATTTACACCGACACCTGGAATAGCATGGGCGAACCGAAGAAATCGGATGAGACGATTTTGACGCCTTTTCAGCTGAATGCTGCAGTGCTGAAAAAAGCCAAACCCAGTGCCATCGTGCTGCACTGTCTCCCCGCCCACCGCGGCAAGGAAATCACGGACGAGGTGCTCGACGGTCCGCAGTCCGTCGTCTTCGCCCAAGCCGCGAATCGCTTGCCCGTCCAGAAAGCTTTGCTCGCGAAGATTTTTGCGCGGGCGTTCTGA